The following coding sequences lie in one Patescibacteria group bacterium genomic window:
- a CDS encoding F0F1 ATP synthase subunit delta, with amino-acid sequence MRYTPRHYAETYLELSKNQSPTGLIKLTKNFWQLVYRHKHFTWRDRIIKEVERLWNEHQNIKPIELTLGRPTTDKILESLSQELSKKLDKEVELKTVIKPHLLGGAILKIDDTRFDASLKGKLDKLYLNLSGQSNN; translated from the coding sequence ATGAGATACACCCCACGTCATTACGCTGAAACTTATTTGGAATTGTCTAAAAATCAGTCGCCAACTGGTTTAATAAAGTTGACCAAAAATTTTTGGCAATTGGTTTATCGCCATAAGCATTTTACTTGGCGGGATAGAATTATTAAAGAAGTTGAGCGGTTATGGAATGAGCACCAAAATATTAAACCGATTGAATTAACCTTGGGTCGTCCAACGACTGATAAAATTTTGGAATCGTTGAGCCAAGAGTTATCTAAGAAACTAGATAAAGAAGTGGAATTAAAAACGGTTATTAAGCCTCATTTGTTAGGCGGCGCTATTTTGAAAATAGATGATACTCGTTTTGATGCCTCTTTAAAGGGTAAATTAGACAAATTGTACCTTAATTTATCTGGACAGAGTAATAATTAG
- the atpE gene encoding ATP synthase F0 subunit C, with translation MTPEVIKSIAAGMTIVLGGMFPAVAIGKLAAKAMESIGRNPESASKIQTPMILAVAFCEAIAIYSLVMALIIKFV, from the coding sequence ATGACACCGGAAGTAATCAAGAGTATTGCCGCCGGTATGACCATAGTTTTGGGGGGTATGTTTCCGGCTGTAGCTATTGGTAAATTGGCTGCTAAAGCCATGGAATCAATTGGTCGTAATCCGGAATCAGCTTCTAAAATTCAAACCCCAATGATTTTGGCTGTGGCTTTTTGTGAAGCTATTGCTATTTATTCATTGGTAATGGCTTTGATAATAAAGTTTGTTTAG
- a CDS encoding TatD family hydrolase produces the protein MIDTHCHLNFRAFKDDLNQVIIRALKAGVDKIINVGSQWDTSLRAAQMTNDKNNFYAAVGLHPIHLYEQEVDEEEDHFTTRAEIFNKQKYFDLAKSYSKVVAIGECGLDYYHCPKGVLLEELKVKQAELFWQQLELAYELNLPLIVHCREAYNDLLNILEKAKRQGCLPKGVAHCFLGNKEQAKIFLDLGYLLSFTGIITFKNVATELLEIVKITPLDKIMVETDAPYLAPMPYRGKRNEPSYVVEVAKKIADIKGISLAEVDKMTTKNAQGLFNLSK, from the coding sequence ATGATTGATACCCATTGTCATTTAAACTTTCGGGCCTTTAAGGATGATTTAAATCAAGTTATTATTCGAGCGCTTAAGGCCGGGGTAGACAAAATAATTAATGTTGGCAGTCAGTGGGATACCAGTTTACGGGCTGCGCAAATGACAAACGACAAAAATAATTTTTACGCTGCCGTAGGTCTTCATCCTATACATCTTTACGAGCAGGAGGTGGACGAGGAAGAAGATCATTTTACTACTAGAGCCGAAATTTTTAATAAACAAAAATATTTTGATTTGGCCAAGTCTTATTCTAAAGTGGTGGCCATAGGGGAGTGTGGGTTAGATTATTATCATTGTCCTAAAGGTGTGTTATTAGAAGAATTGAAGGTTAAGCAAGCTGAATTATTTTGGCAGCAATTGGAATTAGCCTATGAACTTAATTTGCCTTTAATAGTTCATTGCCGAGAAGCTTACAATGATTTGCTTAATATTTTAGAAAAAGCCAAGCGCCAAGGTTGTTTGCCTAAAGGCGTAGCCCATTGTTTTTTAGGTAATAAAGAGCAGGCTAAAATTTTTTTAGATTTAGGTTATTTATTGTCTTTTACCGGTATTATAACTTTTAAAAATGTGGCTACTGAATTATTAGAAATTGTTAAGATAACGCCGCTGGATAAAATAATGGTGGAAACGGATGCTCCTTATTTAGCGCCGATGCCTTATCGCGGTAAACGCAATGAGCCGTCTTATGTGGTGGAAGTTGCTAAAAAAATAGCCGACATTAAAGGAATAAGTTTGGCAGAAGTGGATAAAATGACTACAAAAAATGCTCAAGGTTTATTTAACTTGTCTAAATAA
- the metG gene encoding methionine--tRNA ligase, giving the protein MTKYFVTTPIYYVNDKPHLGHAYTTLCADVLARWHKQKEEEVFFLTGTDEHGAKVQESAIQADLEPLVFANQNAEQFKNAWSNLNISYDYFIRTSDSNHESVVKELLQKIFDNGYIYQDKYEGLYCVGCEKFLQEDDLVNGKCPLHPNAEPIQQKETNYFFKLSAFSDKLLQALDNKDYIIVPETRKNEVVGKIIKGLQDISISRVGVSWGVAVPWDKSQTIYVWVDALINYYSATKFTHQGKGFWPANLHLMAKDILWFHAVIWPALLMAADLPLPGTIAAHGFFTIDGQKMSKSLGNVIDPNDLVKEFGVEAARYLIMAEVPFVSDGDVSLSRFRQRYQSDLANGLGNTFSRVTNMMERYFSDYKFEPYSEEIINKNLNLSLTKEKIINSINNFRFNDALDYIMTETRRIDREIEERKPWQLAKESKLLDVKLLLSNWVSILIMISGLLEPFMPETSKKIINVFKAEKIVKSEPLFPRLDKK; this is encoded by the coding sequence ATGACTAAATATTTTGTTACCACGCCAATTTATTACGTTAATGATAAACCACATTTAGGTCACGCTTATACGACTTTATGTGCTGATGTCTTGGCGCGTTGGCATAAGCAAAAAGAAGAAGAGGTTTTCTTTTTAACTGGTACAGATGAGCATGGTGCTAAAGTTCAGGAATCAGCTATTCAAGCCGATTTAGAGCCTTTGGTATTTGCTAATCAAAATGCCGAGCAATTTAAAAACGCTTGGTCCAATTTGAATATCTCTTACGATTATTTTATAAGAACGTCTGATTCTAACCATGAGTCAGTTGTTAAAGAGTTATTGCAGAAGATTTTTGATAATGGTTACATTTACCAAGATAAGTACGAGGGTTTATATTGCGTGGGTTGTGAAAAGTTTTTGCAAGAAGATGATTTGGTTAATGGAAAGTGTCCCTTACATCCTAATGCCGAACCTATTCAACAAAAAGAAACTAATTATTTTTTTAAATTATCCGCTTTTAGCGATAAATTACTACAGGCTTTGGATAACAAAGATTATATTATTGTTCCGGAAACCAGAAAAAATGAAGTGGTTGGTAAAATAATAAAGGGTTTGCAAGATATTTCTATTTCTAGGGTCGGTGTTAGTTGGGGGGTGGCCGTGCCATGGGATAAATCGCAAACTATTTATGTTTGGGTGGACGCTTTAATAAATTATTATTCCGCCACCAAGTTTACCCATCAAGGTAAAGGGTTTTGGCCGGCTAATTTGCATTTAATGGCCAAGGATATTTTATGGTTTCACGCGGTTATTTGGCCGGCCTTGTTAATGGCGGCTGATTTACCCCTGCCCGGCACTATTGCCGCCCATGGATTCTTTACTATTGACGGCCAAAAAATGTCCAAGTCTTTAGGTAATGTTATAGACCCTAACGATTTGGTAAAAGAGTTTGGCGTAGAAGCGGCCAGATACTTGATAATGGCCGAAGTTCCTTTTGTTAGTGATGGAGATGTTTCTTTAAGCAGGTTCAGGCAACGTTATCAGTCTGATTTAGCTAATGGGCTAGGTAATACTTTCTCTAGAGTGACAAATATGATGGAGAGATATTTTAGTGACTATAAATTTGAACCCTATAGTGAAGAGATTATAAATAAAAATTTAAATTTATCTCTCACCAAGGAGAAAATAATTAACTCTATAAATAATTTCCGTTTTAACGATGCCCTTGATTATATTATGACTGAAACTAGAAGAATAGATAGAGAAATAGAAGAAAGAAAACCTTGGCAATTGGCAAAAGAAAGTAAATTATTAGACGTTAAATTATTATTGTCTAATTGGGTTAGTATTTTAATTATGATTTCTGGTTTGCTTGAGCCGTTTATGCCTGAAACTAGCAAAAAAATTATAAACGTATTTAAAGCTGAAAAAATTGTTAAGTCCGAACCATTATTTCCGAGGCTAGATAAAAAATAG
- a CDS encoding AtpZ/AtpI family protein: MENQKNKAPLADKSFASALGLAWELGYAIALPLIILAVGGRWLDKALDSTPIFMLIGVVLSMFVTSWMIYKKLVKLMHYEEDEELANKVDNKQDSSHN; encoded by the coding sequence ATGGAAAATCAGAAAAACAAAGCGCCCTTAGCTGATAAATCTTTTGCCAGTGCTTTAGGTTTAGCTTGGGAATTGGGTTATGCTATAGCTTTACCTTTAATAATATTGGCGGTAGGCGGTCGCTGGTTAGACAAAGCTTTGGATTCAACGCCGATTTTTATGTTAATTGGTGTAGTACTTTCCATGTTTGTAACTTCCTGGATGATTTATAAGAAATTAGTAAAGTTGATGCATTATGAAGAAGATGAAGAACTAGCAAATAAAGTTGATAATAAACAGGATAGCAGTCATAATTAA
- the atpB gene encoding F0F1 ATP synthase subunit A, which translates to MNISLAAEPIFHIGSFAVTNSLIVAVLVTIFLLVISISLRIRKLSEVPTGLQNLLESIVEFGVKFVTSVTGDEKNSQKFFPLVATIFFFVLLSNWFGLLPGVGSIGIYEVHHGQRVLVPFLRSASADLNGTLAIALISVLGTQFFGIVILGFFKHVGKYLDFVGLIKHFSVEKVVMFFVGILELISEVAKVVSFSFRLFGNIFAGEVLLIVVSALVPYFAPLPFLFMEIFVGLVQALVFSLLTLVFLTIATAEHSH; encoded by the coding sequence ATGAACATTTCATTGGCCGCTGAACCAATTTTTCATATCGGGTCCTTCGCAGTAACGAATTCGTTGATAGTGGCTGTTTTGGTGACTATTTTTTTGTTGGTAATAAGTATTTCTTTGCGAATTAGAAAATTAAGCGAAGTGCCGACAGGTTTACAGAATTTATTAGAAAGTATAGTTGAATTTGGTGTTAAGTTTGTGACTAGTGTAACTGGTGACGAAAAAAATTCCCAAAAGTTTTTTCCGTTGGTGGCGACTATTTTCTTTTTTGTATTATTGTCCAATTGGTTTGGTTTGTTGCCCGGCGTAGGTAGTATTGGTATTTATGAAGTTCATCATGGTCAGAGGGTATTAGTACCTTTTTTGCGATCAGCTTCGGCCGACCTTAATGGTACCTTGGCGATCGCTTTAATTTCTGTTCTGGGGACCCAATTTTTTGGCATAGTTATTTTAGGGTTTTTTAAACATGTTGGTAAATATTTGGATTTTGTTGGTTTAATAAAACATTTTAGTGTGGAAAAAGTGGTAATGTTTTTTGTGGGCATCTTAGAGTTAATTTCCGAAGTGGCTAAAGTAGTTTCTTTCTCCTTCCGTTTATTTGGTAATATTTTTGCTGGTGAGGTTTTATTAATAGTTGTTTCGGCTTTAGTTCCTTATTTTGCTCCCTTGCCTTTTTTATTTATGGAAATTTTTGTTGGTTTAGTACAAGCTTTGGTGTTTTCGTTGTTAACTTTGGTGTTTTTAACAATTGCTACGGCTGAGCACAGCCACTAG
- the atpA gene encoding F0F1 ATP synthase subunit alpha, with protein sequence MKDAIKNSTKDTLLKTLEEELKNFQSTVTVEKIGTVLEVGDGIAKVAGLSDCMAAEMLEFGNGVMGVALNLETDQVGVMILGDYLTVEQGDIVKSTGKILSLPVGPSLVGRVVNPLGEPLDGKGTINTKDFYSVERIAPRVITRQSVNTPLQTGIKAIDSMIPIGRGQRELIIGDRQTGKTAVAIDTIINQKGAGVTCIYVAIGQKESKVARLVAKLEEAGAMAYTTVVLAGASDPAALSYLAPYSGCAIGEYFMDKGQDVLVVYDDLSKHAVAYREISLLLRRPPGREAYPGDVFYLHSRLLERAAKMSKENGGGSLTALPIIETQSGDVSAYIPTNVISITDGQIYLESDLFYQGIRPAVNSGLSVSRVGSAAQIKAMKKVAGRLRLDLAQYRELAAFAQFGSDLDEATKKQIERGKRTIEILKQGQYEPMLVECQVAVLYALVNGYMDDIPVEEVRIWENKLLDYLKDQSVLKKIKEQGELTADSENELKQVITDVKKM encoded by the coding sequence ATGAAAGATGCGATTAAAAATTCAACTAAGGATACTTTGTTAAAGACCTTAGAAGAGGAGTTAAAGAATTTCCAATCAACTGTTACTGTGGAAAAGATTGGTACTGTTTTGGAAGTGGGTGATGGTATAGCCAAGGTGGCTGGTTTAAGTGATTGTATGGCTGCGGAAATGTTAGAATTTGGTAATGGTGTCATGGGTGTGGCTTTGAATTTGGAAACTGATCAGGTTGGTGTAATGATTTTGGGTGATTATTTAACTGTTGAACAAGGTGATATAGTTAAGTCAACTGGCAAAATTTTATCTTTACCGGTTGGTCCATCTTTAGTCGGTCGGGTAGTTAATCCTTTGGGTGAGCCTTTGGATGGTAAAGGAACTATTAACACTAAGGATTTTTATTCAGTAGAAAGAATTGCTCCTCGTGTTATCACTAGACAGTCAGTTAATACGCCTTTGCAAACCGGTATTAAGGCCATTGATTCAATGATTCCCATTGGTCGCGGTCAAAGGGAGTTAATTATTGGTGATAGGCAGACTGGTAAAACAGCTGTGGCCATTGATACTATTATTAACCAAAAAGGAGCTGGTGTAACTTGTATTTATGTGGCCATTGGCCAAAAGGAATCTAAAGTCGCTCGTTTGGTTGCTAAATTAGAAGAGGCCGGCGCTATGGCTTATACCACCGTGGTGTTAGCTGGTGCTTCGGATCCAGCGGCCTTGTCTTATTTAGCGCCTTATAGCGGTTGTGCTATTGGTGAGTATTTTATGGATAAAGGCCAGGATGTTTTGGTAGTTTACGATGATTTATCTAAGCATGCCGTGGCTTATCGGGAAATTTCTTTATTGTTAAGGCGCCCGCCTGGACGAGAAGCTTATCCGGGTGATGTGTTTTATTTGCATTCCCGCTTGTTAGAGCGGGCCGCTAAAATGTCCAAAGAAAATGGGGGTGGCAGTTTAACTGCTTTGCCGATTATCGAAACTCAATCCGGTGATGTTTCAGCTTATATTCCAACCAATGTAATTTCCATAACCGATGGGCAGATTTATTTGGAAAGTGATTTATTTTATCAAGGTATTAGACCAGCTGTTAATTCCGGTTTGTCTGTTTCGCGTGTGGGTTCGGCTGCTCAAATTAAAGCTATGAAAAAAGTGGCTGGTCGCTTGCGTTTGGATTTGGCCCAGTATCGAGAATTAGCCGCTTTTGCTCAATTTGGTTCGGATTTAGATGAAGCTACTAAAAAACAAATTGAACGAGGCAAACGCACCATTGAAATTTTAAAACAAGGTCAGTATGAACCTATGCTGGTAGAATGCCAGGTGGCAGTTTTATACGCTTTGGTTAATGGTTATATGGATGATATTCCAGTAGAAGAGGTTAGGATTTGGGAGAATAAGCTACTTGATTATTTGAAAGATCAGTCAGTTTTAAAAAAGATTAAAGAACAGGGAGAATTAACAGCTGATTCAGAAAACGAATTAAAACAGGTTATTACTGATGTTAAAAAAATGTAA
- the atpC gene encoding ATP synthase F1 subunit epsilon, producing MKTFHFQIATPEKVVFDAPAVEAVTLPTQMGEITILPNHLPLVANLQPGEVKIKIKDQELFLAVSGGFINIRPGEVVVLADTAERFDEIDIQRAEEARHRAKQTMEQSRTAEATDYTALAAKLEKELARLKVARRHHDTKRPSIKVE from the coding sequence ATGAAAACTTTTCATTTTCAAATAGCCACTCCAGAAAAAGTAGTTTTTGACGCGCCAGCTGTGGAAGCGGTTACTTTGCCTACCCAAATGGGGGAAATAACAATTTTACCCAACCATTTACCTTTGGTGGCTAATTTACAACCAGGAGAAGTTAAGATAAAAATTAAAGATCAGGAATTATTTTTGGCAGTTTCGGGTGGTTTTATAAATATTCGTCCCGGAGAAGTGGTGGTATTGGCCGATACAGCCGAAAGATTCGATGAAATAGATATTCAGCGAGCTGAAGAAGCTAGGCACAGAGCCAAACAGACTATGGAGCAATCTCGTACAGCCGAAGCTACTGATTACACGGCTTTAGCTGCTAAATTGGAAAAAGAGTTGGCTAGGCTTAAGGTGGCTCGTCGTCATCATGATACTAAGCGACCGAGTATAAAAGTTGAATAA
- the atpG gene encoding ATP synthase F1 subunit gamma, whose amino-acid sequence MPQATREIKRRIRSIKSTRQITKAMELVSASKMRRAVANVLATRTYANLGWELLGDLIKRTKSSHHPLLKKTDQVKRVGLILITSNRGLCGGFNHQLTYKVHQYLANHKKQSVDLEADLIAVGKRGRDIMFRRGHTIVAEFVKADLTTRLDEIRPIAQMIISDFLSGRYDKIIMAYTDFISPINQKPRLKQLLPIEIETDDLYLGQVGAKESLQSSVKKTPATFNYKYLFEPSPEQVLNQLMPRLLETQLYQALLESDASEHSARMMAMRNASDAAKDMMDDLTLIFNQARQAAITAELADITGGRVAIAG is encoded by the coding sequence ATGCCCCAAGCAACTAGAGAAATAAAACGACGAATTAGGTCAATCAAAAGCACTAGGCAAATAACCAAAGCAATGGAATTGGTGTCAGCTTCTAAAATGAGGCGTGCGGTGGCTAATGTTTTGGCTACCAGAACTTATGCTAATTTGGGCTGGGAATTGTTAGGTGACCTTATTAAGCGCACTAAATCGTCTCATCACCCCCTGTTAAAAAAGACTGACCAGGTAAAACGAGTTGGTTTGATTTTGATAACTTCTAACCGTGGATTATGTGGTGGCTTTAACCATCAGTTAACTTATAAAGTTCATCAGTATTTAGCTAATCATAAAAAACAGTCGGTTGATTTGGAAGCTGATTTAATTGCTGTTGGTAAAAGAGGTCGTGATATAATGTTTCGTCGCGGACATACTATAGTGGCTGAATTTGTTAAAGCTGATTTAACCACTCGGTTGGATGAAATAAGACCGATTGCCCAAATGATAATAAGCGATTTTTTATCCGGTCGCTATGATAAAATAATTATGGCTTATACTGATTTTATTTCTCCAATTAATCAAAAACCTAGATTAAAACAACTTTTGCCCATAGAAATTGAAACCGACGATTTATATTTAGGCCAGGTGGGAGCCAAAGAATCGCTTCAGTCGTCTGTTAAAAAAACACCAGCGACTTTTAATTACAAATATTTATTTGAACCGTCGCCCGAACAGGTCTTGAATCAATTGATGCCTCGTTTGTTAGAAACCCAACTTTATCAAGCTTTGTTAGAATCGGATGCTTCGGAACATTCGGCTCGGATGATGGCCATGCGTAATGCTTCAGATGCAGCCAAAGATATGATGGATGATTTAACTTTAATCTTTAATCAAGCTCGGCAAGCGGCTATTACAGCTGAATTAGCCGATATTACCGGCGGTCGAGTGGCTATTGCTGGTTAG
- a CDS encoding DNA recombination protein RmuC yields the protein MSLEFIVLLVIVIAGFVGLFWFIKNNLKAEAKIDNGGMLLLQNQLNELTRTLDSKLGESARAIQSQFGESAKIIRDVTERLTKLDETNRQVVNFADQLKSLQDILKNPKQRGVLGEYYLETLLKNVLPPGSYQMQYAFADGTIVDAVVFVKDKIIPIDSKFSLENYNRLAEERDTVERERLEKLFKSDLKNRIDETSKYVKPSENTMEFAFMFIPHEAIYYDLLVAQVGTVKVNTRDLIEYAFKDRHVIIVSPTSFLAYLQTVLQGLKALQIEESAKQIRKNVEDLGRHLLSYEEYMKKLGGHLGTTVNAYNFASKELAKIDKDILRISGQAVGLESTLLEKPKTEE from the coding sequence ATGAGTCTAGAATTTATAGTTTTATTAGTTATAGTAATAGCCGGGTTTGTTGGCTTATTTTGGTTTATAAAAAATAATTTAAAAGCAGAAGCCAAAATCGATAATGGTGGTATGTTGTTGTTGCAGAATCAACTTAATGAATTAACCCGTACTTTAGATAGTAAATTGGGTGAATCAGCTCGAGCTATCCAAAGTCAGTTTGGTGAATCAGCTAAAATTATCCGTGATGTTACGGAAAGACTTACTAAATTAGATGAGACTAATCGTCAGGTGGTAAATTTTGCTGATCAATTAAAAAGTTTGCAGGATATATTAAAAAATCCCAAGCAAAGGGGGGTTTTAGGGGAGTATTATTTGGAAACTTTACTAAAAAATGTGTTGCCGCCAGGTAGTTATCAAATGCAATATGCTTTTGCAGACGGGACGATTGTGGACGCAGTTGTTTTTGTTAAAGATAAAATAATTCCTATAGATTCCAAGTTTAGTTTGGAAAATTATAATCGTTTGGCTGAAGAAAGGGATACTGTGGAAAGAGAACGTTTGGAAAAGCTATTTAAATCTGATTTAAAAAATAGAATTGATGAAACTTCCAAATACGTAAAGCCCAGCGAGAATACTATGGAATTCGCTTTTATGTTTATACCGCACGAAGCGATTTACTATGATTTATTGGTAGCTCAAGTCGGCACAGTTAAAGTTAATACCAGAGATTTAATTGAGTATGCTTTTAAAGATCGGCACGTTATTATAGTTTCGCCAACTTCTTTTTTGGCTTATTTGCAAACAGTTTTGCAAGGCTTAAAGGCTTTGCAAATAGAAGAGTCGGCTAAACAAATAAGAAAGAACGTGGAAGATTTGGGCCGACATTTGTTAAGTTACGAAGAATATATGAAAAAATTGGGCGGACACTTGGGCACCACGGTTAATGCTTATAATTTTGCTTCAAAAGAACTGGCTAAAATTGATAAAGATATTTTAAGAATTTCCGGCCAAGCGGTTGGTTTAGAGTCGACCTTGTTAGAAAAGCCAAAAACAGAAGAATAA
- the atpD gene encoding F0F1 ATP synthase subunit beta, which yields MNKGKVSQIIGPVVDVLFSKEVPPIYQSLEVTKADGHSLVLEVQQHLGSGLVRTIAMDSTDGLARNLEVIDTGKSIQVPVGKETLGRMVDALGAPLDNKPALKSAETQPIHRPSPKFTDQSTKTEVFETGIKVIDLICPFVKGGKVGLFGGAGVGKTVVITELIRNIASEHGGFSVFAGVGERSREGNDLYYEMKTSGVLEKTSLVFGQMNEPPGVRARVALTALTMAEYFRDSAKQDVLLFIDNIFRFTQAGSEVSALLNRIPSAVGYQPTLATEMGELQERITSTKEGSITSVQAVYVPADDLTDPAPATTFSHLDSTVVLSRALSESGIYPAVDPIDSNSTILDPAIVGQEHYEVTREVQRVLQRYKDLQDIIAILGMDELSEEDKVTVARARKIQRFLSQPFFTAEIFTGTPGKYVSRQETVRGFKEILAGQHDGKSEQAFYMKGGIEEVGE from the coding sequence ATGAATAAAGGAAAAGTTTCACAAATTATTGGGCCGGTGGTGGATGTTCTTTTTAGCAAAGAAGTGCCACCGATTTACCAGTCTTTAGAAGTTACTAAAGCGGACGGTCACAGTTTAGTATTGGAAGTCCAACAACATTTAGGTTCGGGTTTAGTTCGTACGATTGCCATGGATTCGACTGACGGCTTGGCGCGTAATTTGGAAGTTATCGATACTGGTAAATCCATTCAGGTACCGGTTGGTAAGGAAACTTTAGGTCGCATGGTGGACGCTTTGGGTGCCCCTTTGGATAATAAACCAGCTCTTAAATCGGCTGAGACCCAACCGATTCATCGGCCATCGCCTAAATTTACCGATCAATCCACTAAAACCGAAGTCTTTGAGACTGGTATAAAAGTTATTGACTTAATTTGTCCATTTGTTAAGGGTGGTAAGGTTGGTTTGTTTGGTGGTGCTGGTGTAGGTAAAACAGTCGTGATAACAGAATTAATTAGGAATATTGCTTCAGAGCATGGTGGTTTTTCGGTCTTTGCCGGCGTCGGTGAAAGGTCGCGCGAAGGTAACGATTTATATTATGAAATGAAAACCTCTGGTGTCTTAGAAAAAACTTCTTTAGTTTTTGGTCAAATGAATGAACCACCCGGAGTAAGAGCTAGAGTGGCTTTGACGGCTTTGACTATGGCCGAGTATTTTAGAGATTCGGCCAAACAGGATGTTTTGTTGTTTATTGATAACATTTTCCGTTTTACTCAGGCTGGTTCCGAAGTATCAGCTTTGCTTAATAGAATTCCTTCAGCGGTTGGTTATCAGCCGACTTTAGCCACAGAAATGGGCGAACTACAAGAAAGAATTACTTCCACCAAAGAAGGTTCAATTACTTCAGTGCAGGCCGTTTATGTGCCGGCTGATGATTTAACTGATCCGGCTCCAGCGACCACTTTTTCTCACTTAGATTCCACAGTTGTCTTGTCCCGTGCTTTATCTGAATCTGGTATTTATCCAGCAGTTGATCCGATTGATTCTAATTCTACCATTTTAGACCCCGCTATTGTTGGTCAGGAGCATTATGAAGTGACTCGTGAGGTTCAGCGTGTTTTGCAGCGTTATAAAGATTTACAAGATATAATTGCCATTTTGGGTATGGATGAATTATCGGAAGAAGATAAGGTAACGGTAGCTCGAGCTCGTAAAATTCAACGTTTTCTTTCTCAGCCTTTCTTTACAGCGGAAATTTTTACCGGTACACCTGGTAAATATGTTAGTCGGCAAGAAACCGTTCGTGGTTTTAAGGAAATTTTAGCTGGTCAACACGATGGTAAGTCAGAGCAGGCTTTTTATATGAAAGGCGGTATAGAGGAAGTTGGTGAATAA
- the atpF gene encoding F0F1 ATP synthase subunit B has product MELLNALGIDWKLLVAQIVNFLVIMAVLYKFVYKPLMDFLNKRQDRISSSLEQTRQMEENLKQLEAKKEEMIIEAKKQSQLIISQAEKEAVDKGREVMIKVKQEAALAIESARQAFATEQQTQIQVLRQQAAKLVTSALAKIVGKAPAQAVDADLIKEAVEEAGKKK; this is encoded by the coding sequence ATGGAATTATTAAATGCTTTGGGTATAGATTGGAAATTACTTGTCGCTCAGATAGTGAATTTTTTGGTAATCATGGCGGTTTTGTATAAATTTGTTTATAAACCTTTGATGGATTTTTTAAATAAACGTCAAGATCGCATAAGTTCAAGTTTAGAACAAACTCGTCAAATGGAAGAAAATTTAAAACAATTGGAAGCCAAAAAAGAAGAAATGATTATTGAAGCTAAAAAGCAATCTCAATTAATTATTAGTCAAGCGGAAAAAGAAGCTGTGGATAAAGGCCGAGAAGTTATGATCAAGGTGAAGCAAGAGGCGGCTTTGGCTATTGAATCAGCTAGGCAAGCTTTTGCCACCGAACAGCAAACTCAAATACAAGTTTTAAGGCAGCAGGCCGCCAAATTAGTAACTTCGGCTTTAGCTAAAATTGTGGGCAAGGCGCCGGCTCAGGCGGTAGATGCCGATTTAATTAAAGAGGCAGTGGAAGAGGCTGGAAAAAAGAAATAA
- a CDS encoding CvpA family protein produces the protein MTLLDLLLILTVFGFIWFGFWFGIIHMAGSLLGTIAGAWLAGHYYDVLSAWLNSWLGISGGWVTLASFLIIFIVVNRLVGFIFYLLDRTFNFLRFIPFLATVNRLAGAVLGFLEGALVLGLTLYFASRLPLPLLVENSIAASGVAARLIAFASVLVPLLPDIIKQIQPYVPSLNLPIPK, from the coding sequence ATGACCCTTCTTGACTTACTTTTAATATTAACTGTCTTTGGGTTTATTTGGTTTGGTTTTTGGTTCGGTATAATTCATATGGCCGGTTCTTTACTTGGCACTATTGCCGGCGCTTGGTTAGCTGGGCATTATTATGACGTGCTTAGCGCCTGGCTTAATAGTTGGTTGGGTATTAGTGGTGGTTGGGTAACCTTGGCCAGCTTTTTGATAATTTTTATAGTAGTTAATCGTTTGGTGGGTTTTATTTTTTATTTGTTGGACCGAACTTTTAATTTTTTGCGTTTTATACCATTCTTGGCGACTGTTAACCGGTTAGCCGGGGCTGTTTTGGGGTTTTTGGAAGGAGCCTTAGTTTTAGGTTTAACTCTTTATTTTGCCAGTCGTTTGCCTTTACCTTTGTTAGTGGAAAATTCTATTGCGGCTTCTGGTGTAGCTGCCAGGTTGATTGCTTTTGCTAGCGTGTTGGTGCCTTTGTTGCCGGATATAATTAAACAAATTCAGCCTTACGTACCTAGTTTAAATTTACCAATACCAAAATAA